The Montipora foliosa isolate CH-2021 chromosome 1, ASM3666993v2, whole genome shotgun sequence genome has a window encoding:
- the LOC137999357 gene encoding uncharacterized protein isoform X6 — MSKKQGQRPAKDVLKDSFREIYGGKKKECQHSDPVQPEASCANVVSAAGRSSTHSHYEHEIADCESDIRFFAERHDPDTRNWLFDDFNKWFSDPGESRAYVLLGDAGVGKSVIAGALAQRMRKAGHLGAAYFCHYNDDTRNDPRCLLGTVASQLCKCNNHYNNTVGGIDNVITMLHNDKLGVQELFTKLLEEPLAKCTHSEERKLVIIDALDETEYESRKNFLCLITKRFLRLPQWLMFFITSRPEGKMRRRLEEYKHCVSCVRICAGDRKQNDIYQQHEGDIRRFFENGVDFSLLRFTVEEISKSCNGLFLHAFCLRKKLNDLAKTEKMDYTLSDLLVDDCENFFEENFERVFSRVGKDLYEKLIGCVLAAPSPLPVSFIPFVLQQEASSLDKQEVIDAVMQFALNQTANDTVTFLHKRIPTWLKKNPRKRDYDCSDLLIDKKKAEEYLARIFEEILSGIVTEPSPALSCINENLQDYAFRFAIRFLCKHGNQESVGIVFRCLTNFHFLEKRIESGKIGIYHLLEDLRDASCCSTFKDLGKKNILHEISSNAHVLLECPHLLMFCLPIGSKILQETDVIPNLSGPKLEWSTFDVESTDCLLDFNVFATALDQRTVAVSNGRSIAFVDASRLTIMSGPFEVSQKTIEEIKHLEFSPDGKWVFFGRLDKWFSVERKSVEDFSQFSGNEVMYEWSTHTLDDQYIVVKTIDTFLVPCECVVKLLALWASLEIDLDRGEMTHSPYIALFSLISRIFHELLLEYRHAQEFNQTVELFLERLVPCHHGKPFCKKLEELLRSIHDLSLTAVRRVIVELYLYIFDFQIWNINTGRPLLYDVFSLSVPLNEFTYFWHVIHGKPGKGLDGIITKASSISNIAVACAVHAGTLSKRLPKDLRKIKHLEEQWDIRRKVAWLARMVLAFSRKNFHLFGEKEFCVSFICVSPRKKWLLVSYPNEPNLLYVYSLSKGNKEPHFLDANFIRRELGDRFVYFTFTNDDGYFIYSTSSGSLHALCLQTGTILKGISGKTLFSATDESQFCYLFQSTVGERKEIILTDLLSPLAFLAAKFVLKVHPSEPLSLCSPHYHSLMSILPFTHETISFLLRCLLDDYRKQMLDNFVLSPDGKLIAIHRGNNIELIRSQMVFRKTEVFTVYEQQSSFTATLTFSADSKLLLFCVQDGARVSDPHFHEWDVEKGELVSFKFPVLCPPMVECCCLSSDKARLILCGDNKVEIWKYGNGPCCLLESARVSSSYSIFNFSQCTLSVENNLLACSIENIVVLFSLRDHAKTFLAKGILRGHLARIVFCKFLKVNRYLITYDINGLVFLWDLTRTKAVAFAKITQDQESIVSLLVSPKEDKAVCLLSSSRICVIELCRLEEEPLSKPMEDTVSLSEISGQTVRELISKSEISPETSRDEDLSLSQWKEDMYYVYDDDDDDDDDDDNDDDDGDDDDDDKVDKYD; from the coding sequence AGATCGCAGATTGTGAATCAGACATCAGATTCTTTGCCGAGCGTCACGATCCAGACACAAGAAATTGGCTGTTTGATGATTTCAACAAGTGGTTCAGTGATCCTGGTGAGTCCAGAGCTTATGTTCTCCTGGGTGATGCAGGAGTCGGCAAGAGTGTGATTGCTGGAGCCCTGGCGCAGCGCATGAGGAAAGCTGGACATTTAGGTGCTGCCTACTTTTGTCATTATAACGATGACACAAGAAATGATCCCAGGTGTCTCCTTGGAACTGTGGCGAGTCAACTCTGTAAATGTAATAATCACTACAATAATACAGTGGGTGGGATAGATAATGTAATCACGATGTTACACAATGATAAATTAGGAGTTCAGGAACTTTTTACAAAACTTTTAGAAGAACCACTAGCTAAGTGCACGCATTCAGAAGAACGTAAATTAGTTATTATTGACGCCCTAGATGAAACAGAGTACGAGTCCAGGAAAAATTTCCTTTGCCTTATAACTAAACGTTTCCTGCGTCTTCCACAATGGCTTATGTTCTTTATCACCAGTCGGCCTGAAGGCAAAATGCGAAGAAGATTGGAGGAGTACAAACACTGTGTTAGCTGTGTTAGGATTTGTGCAGGCGATAGAAAACAGAATGATATTTATCAGCAACATGAGGGAGATATACGGCGATTTTTTGAGAACGGTGTCGATTTTTCGCTTCTCCGATTCACCGTGGAAGAGATCTCAAAGTCTTGCAATGGATTGTTCTTGCATGCATTTTGCCTCAGGAAGAAACTCAACGATCTcgcaaaaacagagaagatggATTACACGCTAAGTGACCTTCTTGTCGACGACTGTGAAAATTTCTTTGAGGAAAATTTTGAACGAGTGTTTAGTAGAGTAGGTAAAGATCTCTACGAGAAGTTGATTGGTTGTGTCTTAGCTGCTCCATCTCCACTTCCTGTCTCGTTTATTCCCTTTGTTCTGCAACAGGAAGCATCAAGTCTTGATAAGCAGGAAGTAATTGATGCCGTTATGCAATTTGCTTTGAATCAAACTGCTAATGATACAGTCACATTTCTACACAAACGGATTCCAACTTGGTTAAAGAAAAATCCAAGGAAGAGAGACTACGATTGTTCTGACCTGTTGATAGACAAGAAAAAGGCAGAAGAGTACCTAGCAAGAATTTTTGAGGAAATACTCTCTGGTATAGTCACCGAACCTTCACCAGCATTATCATGCATAAATGAGAATTTGCAGGACTACGCTTTTCGCTTTGCCATTCGATTTTTGTGTAAGCATGGTAACCAGGAATCAGTAGGAATTGTTTTTAGGTGTTTGACGAATTTCCATTTCTTGGAGAAAAGAATCGAAAGTGGGAAAATTGGTATCTACCACCTGCTAGAAGATTTGAGGGATGCTTCATGCTGTTCCACATTCAAGGATTTAGGCAAGAAGAATATTCTCCATGAGATATCCAGCAATGCTCATGTTCTTTTGGAATGCCCTCATCTTTTAATGTTCTGTCTTCCAATTGGatcaaaaatcttacaagaaaccGATGTAATTCCCAACCTGTCGGGTCCGAAGTTGGAGTGGAGTACTTTTGACGTGGAAAGCACTGATTGCCTTTTAGACTTCAACGTTTTTGCGACAGCTCTTGATCAAAGAACGGTAGCTGTCTCGAACGGTCGCTCCATTGCGTTTGTTGATGCATCTCGTTTAACGATAATGAGTGGTCCTTTTGAGGTTAGCCAAAAGACAATTGAAGAAATCAAGCATTTGGAGTTCTCTCCTGACGGTAAGTGGGTGTTTTTCGGTAGACTGGACAAATGGTTTTCGGTTGAGCGTAAAAGTGTCGAAGACTTTTCGCAGTTCTCTGGAAATGAAGTCATGTATGAGTGGAGCACTCACACTCTTGATGATCAGTACATTGTCGTTAAAACGATTGACACTTTCTTGGTGCCTTGTGAGTGTGTAGTAAAACTATTGGCTCTTTGGGCCTCGCTGGAAATTGACCTTGATCGAGGTGAAATGACCCACTCTCCATACATTGCTCTGTTCTCACTTATTTCTCGTATTTTTCATGAACTATTGCTAGAATACCGTCACGCACAAGAGTTCAATCAGACTGTGGAGCTTTTTCTTGAACGGTTAGTCCCCTGTCATCACGGTAAGCCTTTTTGTAAAAAACTAGAAGAATTACTACGGTCAATTCATGATTTATCCTTGACAGCAGTTCGTCGAGTGATTGTTGAACTTTATCTTTATATATTTGATTTCCAGATTTGGAATATAAACACTGGAAGACCTTTGTTGTACGATGTCTTTTCGCTCAGTGTTCCGTTAAACGAATTCACTTATTTTTGGCACGTTATTCATGGGAAACCGGGGAAGGGACTTGACGGCATCATCACTAAAGCCTCCTCAATCAGTAACATAGCTGTGGCATGTGCTGTTCACGCTGGTACCCTTTCTAAGAGGCTCCCGAAGGACCTGCGCAAGATAAAACACCTAGAGGAGCAGTGGGATATTAGGCGAAAGGTGGCATGGCTAGCGAGGATGGTTTTGGCGTTCTCTCGAAAGAACTTTCATCTTTTTGGGGAAAAAGAGTTTTGCGTGAGTTTTATTTGCGTTTCACCACGCAAGAAATGGCTCCTCGTGAGCTACCCTAACGAACCCAACCTTTTATACGTGTACTCTTTATCCAAAGGAAATAAAGAACCGCATTTTCTTGATGCTAACTTTATCCGGAGAGAACTTGGTGACCGATTTGTTTACTTTACGTTTACGAATGATGACGGCTATTTTATATATAGCACTTCATCAGGGTCACTACACGCTTTATGTCTCCAAACAGGTACAATTTTGAAAGGCATTTCgggaaaaacccttttttccgCCACTGATGAAAgtcaattttgttatttgtttcaaaGTACAGTaggcgaaagaaaagaaattattttgacCGACCTTTTGAGTCCTTTGGCATTTTTGGCAGCGAAGTTTGTCCTCAAAGTCCATCCAAGTGAACCTTTGTCGCTTTGTTCTCCACATTACCACTCGCTTATGAGCATTTTGCCTTTTACTCACGAAACCATATCATTTTTATTGCGGTGTTTACTGGATGATTACCGTAAACAGATGCTTGATAATTTTGTGCTGTCTCCTGACGGAAAGTTAATTGCGATTCACAGAGGGAATAACATAGAATTGATTCGTTCTCAGATGGTATTTCGCAAGACAGAGGTTTTTACGGTCTACGAACAACAATCTTCGTTCACGGCTACACTTACATTTTCAGCTGACTCTAAGTTGCTCCTTTTTTGTGTCCAGGATGGAGCTCGAGTGAGCGATCCACATTTCCACGAGTGGGATGTTGAGAAAGGTGAGCTTGTCTCATTCAAATTTCCTGTGTTATGTCCACCAATGGTTGAATGCTGTTGCCTTTCGTCCGACAAAGCAAGGTTAATCTTATGCGGTGACAATAAAGTTGAGATTTGGAAGTACGGCAACGGCCCTTGCTGTTTACTGGAAAGCGCCAGAGTCAGTTCTTCGTACAGCATATTTAATTTCAGTCAGTGCACCCTTTCGGTGGAGAATAATTTGCTTGCTTGCAGTATTGAGAACATTGTTGTTCTCTTCAGTCTTCGGGATCATGCAAAAACTTTTCTAGCCAAAGGAATTCTTCGCGGTCATCTGGCAAGAATTGTGTTTTGCAAGTTTTTGAAAGTAAATCGTTATCTCATAACTTACGACATTAATGGGTTGGTGTTTTTGTGGGATCTGACGAGAACAAAAGCTGTCGCATTTGCAAAGATAACACAAGACCAGGAAAGCATCGTGAGTCTGCTTGTGTCGCCCAAGGAGGACAAAGCAGTGTGTTTGTTATCCTCAAGTCGAATTTGCGTCATTGAACTCTGCAGATTGGAAGAAGAGCCCCTTTCGAAACCAATGGAAGACACAGTGAGTTTATCCGAGATAAGTGGACAAACTGTACGGGAATTGATATCAAAATCTGAGATTTCACCTGAAACCTCTCGTGATGAGGATTTAAGCTTATCACAGTGGAAAGAGGATATGTACTAtgtttatgatgatgatgatgatgatgatgatgatgatgataatgatgatgatgatggtgatgacgatgatgatgataaagtTGACAAATATGATTGA